The proteins below are encoded in one region of Apium graveolens cultivar Ventura chromosome 4, ASM990537v1, whole genome shotgun sequence:
- the LOC141718690 gene encoding uncharacterized protein LOC141718690: MNCLKKKTQALEAEIDRLKSVIESGGTFHSPMPSEKASFDPEKDKEMKSNPPPARGVVLVYEDDDCVFTDGPTRPSPPGSHAQRSCELSVERLENKVAFGMVYPREDNLTDLVHGVDIPIGHQCVSVDGLIKPDALLPAETRGDDMMTVRDALGSFLAWPEELISYTNVAYALDFGRYLGRGNIYSESTTSPDTIFRTRKGVIKWLAKTRSCYSIEQLDEVRIEALQFIQEHI, encoded by the exons ATGAACTGCTTGAAAAAAAAAACGCAAGCTCTCGAGGCAGAGATTGATCGCTTGAAGTCAGTGATCGAAAGTGGAGGTACTTTTCACTCTCCAATGCCATCTGAAAAGGCAAGTTTCGATCCGGAaaaggataaagaaatgaagtCAAATCCACCACCTGCAAGAGGAGTTGTGTTGGTATATGAAGATGATGACTGTGTTTTTACAGATGGCCCAACTAGGCCTTCACCTCCTGGAAGTCAC gcCCAACGATCTTGTGAGCTATCTGTCGAGAGACTTGAGAATAAGGTTGCATTTGGTATGGTATATCCTCGCGAGGATAATTTAACTGATTTGGTACATGGAGTTGATATACCAATTGGACATCAATGTGTCTCCGTTGATGGCCTCATAAAACCAGATGCCTTGCTTCCAGCTGAGACACGTGGTGATGACATGATGACTGTCCGCGATGCTCTAGGATCTTTTTTGGCATGGCCTGAGGAATTAATTAGCTACACAAATGTTGCG TATGCATTGGATTTTGGTCGTTATCTGGgaaggggaaatatatattctgaatccactacCTCACCCGACACAATTTTCAGAACTAGAAAAGGCGTTATCAAG TGGTTGGCCAAGACTCGATCGTGTTACAGCATTGAACAGCTAGATGAAGTTCGCATTGAGGCTCTGCAGTTCATCCAAGAGCATATCTGA